A window of the Euwallacea similis isolate ESF13 chromosome 20, ESF131.1, whole genome shotgun sequence genome harbors these coding sequences:
- the LOC136415393 gene encoding G-protein coupled receptor Mth2-like isoform X10 has protein sequence MRRSLIFLFTALSTTIDCRVVDACEFTVDITNGTRNGTNITHDDVTYTTNDYITNSSGTFGCVCSVSNCILDCGSSGYANLKGIQLTNIIHVKDNEICSENEVKIILDITDKMEVKMGYLRSNGMSFPYKKYCLDNVNGSEMVVACVVPDSEESITAYSSGMIISMPFLLVTFVVYALLPDRNLHQKALMFYVLTLLIAYILLVTINLSSSFKQPWCSVIAYATIFSFMSSFFWMNVICFDIWYTFSGGRGFVGSKRSTERRRLIYYSIYALGGPLLILGLIGLMQTVLPDDSYHNPNIGVTKCFLGDGWANLWYFYLEAGILVLVNVIFFTFTALKIRKVKKETSMLKHNDSKRHSYEKDKQKFNLYVKLLFAMGINWSMEVISWAVNWRTDSNVQYIWYATDFFNAVYGVFIFFIFVFKKKIWTLLQKRYYNFIGKPHLAHTVTSNQTRTSHYSSTNYSTADTQLTGTNGRPPPEEMGLRTLP, from the exons ATGAGACGTTCACTAATTTTCTTATTCACCGCTTTATCAACCACGATCGACTGTCGTGTAGTGGATGCTTGTGAGTTTACAGTGGACATCACCAACGGAACAAGAAATGGGACTAATATAACGCATGATGACGTCACTTATACCACAAACGACTATATCACAAACTCGAGTGGCACTTTCGGATGCGTTTGCAGTGTTTCGAACTGCATCCTGGACTGTGGTTCTTCAGGCTACGCCAATTTAAAGGGAATCCAACTGACCAACATCATTCACGTTAAAGACAACGAAATTTGCTCAGAGAATgaagtcaaaattattttagacaTAACAGATAAGATGGAGGTGAAAATGGGGTACTTGAGGTCGAACGGTATGAGTTTTCCTTATAAGAAATATTGTCTTGACAATGTTAATGGGTCTGAGATGGTGGTAGCATGTGTGGTTCCTGATAGTGAGGAATCCATTACAGCATATTCTTCAG GTATGATAATATCGATGCCATTCCTGCTGGTTACATTTGTGGTATACGCCCTGTTGCCTGACAGGAATCTCCATCAGAAAGCATTGATGTTCTACGTCCTCACTCTCCTCATCGCGTATATCCTTTTGGTTACCATTAACTTATCTAGCAGTTTCAAACAGCCGTGGTGTTCTGTAATTG CTTACGCCACCATATTCTCCTTCATGTCCTCGTTCTTCTGGATGAACGTCATTTGCTTCGACATTTGGTACACTTTCAG TGGTGGGCGCGGCTTCGTAGGGAGCAAACGGAGCACAGAACGACGTAGACTGATTTACTACAGTATCTATGCCTTGGGGGGTCCTCTATTGATTTTGGGATTAATTGGTCTGATGCAGACCGTATTACCCGACGATTCCTACCATAATCCGAATATCGGGGTCACAAAGTGCTTCCTAGGTG ATGGCTGGGCCAATTTATGGTACTTCTACCTTGAGGCAGGCATCCTGGTACTagttaatgtaatttttttcaccttCACCGCCCTCAAAATTCGCAAAGTCAAGAAGGAAACATCGATGTTGAAGCATAACGACAGCAAGCGACATTCTTACGAGAAGGACAAACAAAA GTTCAATCTCTACGTAAAGCTGCTGTTCGCGATGGGCATAAACTGGAGTATGGAGGTAATTTCCTGGGCCGTAAATTGGAGGACTGACAGTAACGTGCAGTACATCTGGTACGCCACCGATTTCTTCAACGCTGTCTATGGGGTATTCATATTCTTCATCTTCGTGTTCAAAAAAAAGATCTGGACTTTGTTgcaaaaacg GTACTACAATTTTATAGGCAAACCGCATCTGGCCCATACTGTGACAAGCAACCAGACTCGTACCAGTCACTACTCGAGTACCAATTATTCTACTGCAGACACTCAACTGACCGGCACGAATGGAAGACCTCCTCCGGAGGAAATGGGTCTAAGAACGCTTCCgtaa
- the LOC136415393 gene encoding G-protein coupled receptor Mth2-like isoform X8, whose product MRRSLIFLFTALSTTIDCRVVDACEFTVDITNGTRNGTNITHDDVTYTTNDYITNSSGTFGCVCSVSNCILDCGSSGYANLKGIQLTNIIHVKDNEICSENEVKIILDITDKMEVKMGYLRSNGMSFPYKKYCLDNVNGSEMVVACVVPDSEESITAYSSGMIISMPFLLVTFVVYALLPDRNLHQKALMFYVLTLLIAYILLVTINLSSSFKQPWCSVIAYATIFSFMSSFFWMNVICFDIWYTFSGGRGFVGSKRSTERRRLIYYSIYALGGPLLILGLIGLMQTVLPDDSYHNPNIGVTKCFLGDGWANLWYFYLEAGILVLVNVIFFTFTALKIRKVKKETSMLKHNDSKRHSYEKDKQKDQRAIFGFNLYVKLLFAMGINWSMEVISWAVNWRTDSNVQYIWYATDFFNAVYGVFIFFIFVFKKKIWTLLQKRYYNFIGKPHLAHTVTSNQTRTSHYSSTNYSTADTQLTGTNGRPPPEEMGLRTLP is encoded by the exons ATGAGACGTTCACTAATTTTCTTATTCACCGCTTTATCAACCACGATCGACTGTCGTGTAGTGGATGCTTGTGAGTTTACAGTGGACATCACCAACGGAACAAGAAATGGGACTAATATAACGCATGATGACGTCACTTATACCACAAACGACTATATCACAAACTCGAGTGGCACTTTCGGATGCGTTTGCAGTGTTTCGAACTGCATCCTGGACTGTGGTTCTTCAGGCTACGCCAATTTAAAGGGAATCCAACTGACCAACATCATTCACGTTAAAGACAACGAAATTTGCTCAGAGAATgaagtcaaaattattttagacaTAACAGATAAGATGGAGGTGAAAATGGGGTACTTGAGGTCGAACGGTATGAGTTTTCCTTATAAGAAATATTGTCTTGACAATGTTAATGGGTCTGAGATGGTGGTAGCATGTGTGGTTCCTGATAGTGAGGAATCCATTACAGCATATTCTTCAG GTATGATAATATCGATGCCATTCCTGCTGGTTACATTTGTGGTATACGCCCTGTTGCCTGACAGGAATCTCCATCAGAAAGCATTGATGTTCTACGTCCTCACTCTCCTCATCGCGTATATCCTTTTGGTTACCATTAACTTATCTAGCAGTTTCAAACAGCCGTGGTGTTCTGTAATTG CTTACGCCACCATATTCTCCTTCATGTCCTCGTTCTTCTGGATGAACGTCATTTGCTTCGACATTTGGTACACTTTCAG TGGTGGGCGCGGCTTCGTAGGGAGCAAACGGAGCACAGAACGACGTAGACTGATTTACTACAGTATCTATGCCTTGGGGGGTCCTCTATTGATTTTGGGATTAATTGGTCTGATGCAGACCGTATTACCCGACGATTCCTACCATAATCCGAATATCGGGGTCACAAAGTGCTTCCTAGGTG ATGGCTGGGCCAATTTATGGTACTTCTACCTTGAGGCAGGCATCCTGGTACTagttaatgtaatttttttcaccttCACCGCCCTCAAAATTCGCAAAGTCAAGAAGGAAACATCGATGTTGAAGCATAACGACAGCAAGCGACATTCTTACGAGAAGGACAAACAAAA AGACCAACGTGCAATATTCGG GTTCAATCTCTACGTAAAGCTGCTGTTCGCGATGGGCATAAACTGGAGTATGGAGGTAATTTCCTGGGCCGTAAATTGGAGGACTGACAGTAACGTGCAGTACATCTGGTACGCCACCGATTTCTTCAACGCTGTCTATGGGGTATTCATATTCTTCATCTTCGTGTTCAAAAAAAAGATCTGGACTTTGTTgcaaaaacg GTACTACAATTTTATAGGCAAACCGCATCTGGCCCATACTGTGACAAGCAACCAGACTCGTACCAGTCACTACTCGAGTACCAATTATTCTACTGCAGACACTCAACTGACCGGCACGAATGGAAGACCTCCTCCGGAGGAAATGGGTCTAAGAACGCTTCCgtaa
- the LOC136415393 gene encoding G-protein coupled receptor Mth2-like isoform X9, producing the protein MDLLGCKTYFLLLLLSAVLCENCETTVDLSDGTLDGDNIVKDRVVYTPADYFQEDNAVKGCICQVTKCLRRCCDYNETLVGTDTGTAECKAADREIDIVKDLETVIGQNISQFHIIAVPVKDVCTEEGTYRTFVHNEVQIEPSGDLNWDGERYQFDEYCASSYDDHLGVLLCVIPDKSVNQLVYCIGMIISMPFLLVTFVVYALLPDRNLHQKALMFYVLTLLIAYILLVTINLSSSFKQPWCSVIAYATIFSFMSSFFWMNVICFDIWYTFSGGRGFVGSKRSTERRRLIYYSIYALGGPLLILGLIGLMQTVLPDDSYHNPNIGVTKCFLGDGWANLWYFYLEAGILVLVNVIFFTFTALKIRKVKKETSMLKHNDSKRHSYEKDKQKDQRAIFGFNLYVKLLFAMGINWSMEVISWAVNWRTDSNVQYIWYYNFIGKPHLAHTVTSNQTRTSHYSSTNYSTADTQLTGTNGRPPPEEMGLRTLP; encoded by the exons ATGGATCTTTTAGGGtgtaaaacgtattttttgcTACTTCTACTAAGTGCTGTTTTATGTGAAAACTGTGAAACAACTGTAGACCTCTCCGATGGCACCCTTGATGGTGACAATATTGTCAAAGATAGGGTAGTTTACACCCCAGCCGATTATTTCCAAGAGGACAACGCCGTCAAAGGATGCATCTGCCAGGTAACAAAGTGCCTTAGACGATGTTGTGACTACAATGAAACCCTCGTGGGCACAGATACTGGCACGGCGGAATGCAAAGCTGCAGATCGGGAAATTGATATTGTCAAAGACCTGGAGACGGTAATTGGTCAAAACATCTCTCAGTTTCACATCATTGCAGTGCCGGTTAAGGATGTGTGTACAGAAGAAGGCACATATAGAACTTTCGTCCATAATGAAGTACAAATTGAGCCTTCTGGAGATTTGAATTGGGATGGGGAGCGATACCAATTTGACGAGTACTGTGCCTCGAGCTACGACGATCACTTGGGGGTGTTACTGTGTGTGATTCCAGATAAGTCGGTTAATCAACTCGTGTATTGCATTG GTATGATAATATCGATGCCATTCCTGCTGGTTACATTTGTGGTATACGCCCTGTTGCCTGACAGGAATCTCCATCAGAAAGCATTGATGTTCTACGTCCTCACTCTCCTCATCGCGTATATCCTTTTGGTTACCATTAACTTATCTAGCAGTTTCAAACAGCCGTGGTGTTCTGTAATTG CTTACGCCACCATATTCTCCTTCATGTCCTCGTTCTTCTGGATGAACGTCATTTGCTTCGACATTTGGTACACTTTCAG TGGTGGGCGCGGCTTCGTAGGGAGCAAACGGAGCACAGAACGACGTAGACTGATTTACTACAGTATCTATGCCTTGGGGGGTCCTCTATTGATTTTGGGATTAATTGGTCTGATGCAGACCGTATTACCCGACGATTCCTACCATAATCCGAATATCGGGGTCACAAAGTGCTTCCTAGGTG ATGGCTGGGCCAATTTATGGTACTTCTACCTTGAGGCAGGCATCCTGGTACTagttaatgtaatttttttcaccttCACCGCCCTCAAAATTCGCAAAGTCAAGAAGGAAACATCGATGTTGAAGCATAACGACAGCAAGCGACATTCTTACGAGAAGGACAAACAAAA AGACCAACGTGCAATATTCGG GTTCAATCTCTACGTAAAGCTGCTGTTCGCGATGGGCATAAACTGGAGTATGGAGGTAATTTCCTGGGCCGTAAATTGGAGGACTGACAGTAACGTGCAGTACATCTG GTACTACAATTTTATAGGCAAACCGCATCTGGCCCATACTGTGACAAGCAACCAGACTCGTACCAGTCACTACTCGAGTACCAATTATTCTACTGCAGACACTCAACTGACCGGCACGAATGGAAGACCTCCTCCGGAGGAAATGGGTCTAAGAACGCTTCCgtaa